The Vibrio agarivorans genome contains the following window.
TCTTAAAGTAGTGGCCAACAAAGCCATAACTGATACGTTTTTGACTATCGCGGTAAGAGTGATAGCGCAGGCTGAAATCAGTGACGTTAGAAAAGTTTTCATGCTGCCCGGAGATCGAAGGATATACATCGCTCTCAAAGCCAAGGTAGCTTACCGCCATACCCCAACGACCTTTACGACTCATCTCTTCGGCTTTGGCATAGACATAGCTGTCAGACCAAACCACTTGGTTATTCAGTGTTTTGACCAAGCGCAGTGAGATATCGTAAGAATCGAGATGCGGACGAACATCCCAGAATAAAAACGCATCGGCACTGATGTCATTAGCGACATCGCGCAGCATCTCATTGCTTTCAACACCTCGCTTGATGCGAATGCCGTCATCCGTCATATTGACGTGAGTTTTATTGCATTCGATACACTCACGTACGGCAATATCATGTTGGTGCAACATACGGTAGATCATTGCCTGAACTTGGCTCTCGATGTTTTCGCCATGGCCATCAGGTAAATAGGTTTCGTTGTAAATTGCAACAGCGCGAATGTTCTCGCGTCGAATTTGATCTTTGATTTCAAACCATCGCTCGTCTTGTTCAAGAAACTCTTGAATGAGTGTGAGATGGTTGTCGTCGTAGTGAGATGGCGTGGTATTTGTCGCCTGAACTGACTGAGCGCTGAATAGAAGAAGTGCACTAGTGCATAAAAGGTACTTGAACAAAGTGGTATCTCTGTGCAACACATAGTTCCATTGTAACGTTGCTTACTGGTTGGAGTTAGCAGGTGGTTTCCATTTACCCGAAAATATACAGTGACTTAATAGCTGTTTTTATTGGTTAATCTGTAATTTAGCTTTAAGTGTCGCGCAGGTTACATATTGTTGAATGTAAATTGGGAATATCGCCGATTCCATATGGAAATATGACAATTATGGTTGGTTGATAGGTGTGGAAATCAGTAGTGAAGGGTCTAAAGATAACAAAGGACTGGTCTATGTCTAAACCAGTCCTTGAGGCATTAATTAAATTACGTTGAACTCTATTGCTACAGATCTTTATGCATTACGTCACCGATCTGAATGGCTCCAGCAAGATCAGGTTGATCAATACTCACCTCGGCTTCTTGTTCATAGACGCGGCTGACCGTTACCGTAATTCCACTTTGCGAGACCTGATTACGTGGCAGGCCGTGTTGGTCAATGAATGAGCTGGTATGCCATACATTCAATTTGTCGCCTTTCTCGACGCCGTGAATCCGCCCTAGGTCAATAGTGAGATTATTGCCAGATTTGCTAATGACTTGCGGCAATGTCATCTTGCATGAGAGCTCAGATTCCAAATCAAGCATAATATTGCGACTTAATCTCAGCATCATGTCGCCGTAGGTTGAAGCCCAAAATCGTGCGCTACGAGTATCAACCTGACTGGTTCGAGAGAAGGGCCACTTGGCAACCTCACGATAGTTTTGTTGATAAATCTCATGGCCTGTCTTGCCGTCGTAGACTTGGATTTCTAGGGCAAACTGGCGATTGATAATGTCATCTTTAAACACTTTTTCATCGATAGTGGCGGTGAGGTCGGTAATTGCGCCCGCAATAATGTAATGTGCTCCGGTGTCTTGGGCGATCATTTTCGTGCGCTGTGGATAAACACGACCTATTTCATAGTTAGTTGTGCCGAGTGATACAAAGCTCAGAGACTCTTGCTCTAATTGGCGGCTGACTACTTCAGAGTAATCTCGGCCTAAGTTATACACTTGCCCCATGACGGCTTGCTGGGGGCTTGCGATATCAAAGTTGCCGACTAAGAACGTCTTTTTGTATTGGTCTGTACGGCAAGTACTTGCCGATGGGTAGATATCGATTTTTGCCTTTACTTGCATGACGCCACCTCTGACCTTTTGAGTATCGATCAGGATGGTTCTGATTTCATGTCCGGTGAACTGGTACTCTTTACGGGCGCTTTCTAGGAAGGGCGTAATGTTGCTGATACTACCAATGTCCGCCCCTGCAAACCCAACAGCACGATAGATCGCATCTTCGAGTGCATGGATCCTTGCCACCTCTTCAGAAGAGACAACCGTTGCCGTGCCTGTGACTTCATACCACGCAGCAGAGGCGGGTAAAGTACAAGCAAATATGCAAAGGGTTGATATTACTTGTTTAAAAATCTTTTTCATGACCATGTCTTATATTGGTATGTAAATTGCTTTTGCTTATCAGAGTTCCTGAGCAGCGGCATTAACGTATCGAATCAGCGTTAGTAAAGCAAAGAGTGTTCCAGCTTTTCGCTCAGAAAAGAACAGGAGATGAGAGAGATGAAAAAGTGGTTGACGCTAGTTCCCGTTGTTTTTTTAACAGCGTGTGCTTATGCGCCGATTTATAATGGCAAAGAACCCTACAGTGGTTCTCAGTTTATGTTGATGGACAGTCCACGTCATACGCTTGATTATTTTATTGATAGCATGACCGAAGACTTGATGATTTCAAACACCAGTGTGACGGCTCGCACGCCAGTTGCTGTGACCTCCTTTGTAGATCTACAAAACATGGACACTACCAACTGGTTAGGTAATTCTGTTTCAGAAGGATTTATCCATCAGTTTCAGCGCCGTGGGTTTAAGGTCGTGGATTACAAAACCACAGGTAATATTCAAGTCACGCAAGAAGGCGATTTTGCTTTTAGCCGCGATTGGAAGGACCTAACACACGAGCAAGAGGTGCAGTACGTATTGACAGGTACCATGCTTCGTCAAGAAGGTGGTGTGATCATTAACGCGCGTGTTGTGGGAATGCAATCGCGTGTTGTTGTGGCAACGGCTCAGGGCTTTTTGCCTGCCGATCGCATAGGTCGTGATCTTGATACTCTAAATTCTATTCGTACCCAAGACGGTGTGTTAATTCGTTCTGATCCAACCATGACACAGCCTTATACTGTGACGTTGAGACCATAGGGGGAAGCATGCGTAATATTGTCTTGATGGCCCTTTTAGGGGTAATGAGCTTTATGATGGTTGGCTGTCAGCCGCTGACACCAATGTATGACGATCGCTTTTTAACGGCGGTAGGGTACGCAAGTATCAGTGAGCAAACGGGCAAAAACCTTGAAGAGAAGCAAGTGCGTGCGATGCGCGCCTCAAAAATTGATGCTTATCGCGAACTTGCAGAGCAGGTCTACGGTATGCGAGTTAGTGGGCGAGCTGATCTAACGGACCAAAGGCTAGGTACAGAAACCACCTCTGGAGCGGTTGATGGTGTAATTCGTGGTGCGGAAGTGGTACGCAGTTATAAAGTGGGTGATAGCTATGTCACTGAGCTGCGTCTTGATGTCGATAAAATGGAACGCTTACGTGATTATGGTGAAGTGCAACAAGTACCAGAACGAAGACGACAAACCCTCTTCTAAACTCTAATTCTCTCTTATCTTGATACAAAAACGGCACTTCACGTGCCGTTTCTTGTATCAGTGAGCTAGCGTTATGCTTTCAAGCTTGTGCCAAGGGTAGATAGGGTGTGGGTATGGCCATCGGCATTATAAGTCATGCCGATTTTACCCTGGCTCTGCTGCATCAAGTTATTCAAACGGTTATAGCTCAATTGCGCTCTATCAAGCGCCTCGCCATTAAGGGTGTTCTCTTTCTGGCATACTTCAATAGTGTGATTGATCTGCTCGACTAAGCTTGTAAGGTTTCCATCTTGTTTAAGCTCGTCGACATTGGGGTGCTGCCCAATGCGCTGATCAGTCGTTTGAATTTGCTCAATGAGTGTTAATTTGTCTTTTGCTAGTTTTTCTATGTCAATGGTCGAACGCGATGCAATCGCCGCTCTCTCTTCGATGAGGAGAGCGTTCAGGTCTTGAGCGTTTTTTAGTTGAAATTCAACCAGACTAAGCAAAGCAGCCATAGATTATCGTAAACGGTTTAAAGCAACAGAGTCGCTTAGAAACCGCCTAGCTCCTGCTCAAATTTCATCATATTGTCAGCTAACTTCTCAGCATCGACCGAGTATGAGCCGTTAGCGATCGCTTCTTTAATAGCAGCAACTTTTGCACTATCAAAGCTTGGTGATTGCGCCATGTTTGAGTGCATCGCACCAATGTCCTTACTTTGCTGACTGAGAGACACAGAGTCTTGTGCAGTCTGGCTAGTGCCAGTGCTCTCTGTTGATTGTGAAGACGAATCAGAACGTTGTGCGCCACGCGTTGTGGTCGTCATAGTCTGACCCGTACGAATATTATCGATACCTGCCATATCAAAGCCTTATCTTAGATGGAAACCTGTGTACCCTTGATATCGACGTTAAGCCACGAAACTTTAGTGTTTTTTTCAGCTTTTTCTGATCAAGGTGTGCGACACTCTCTGCCTCATGTCAGCAACTCTATATCGTCAGCAACGATTAAAACTGTACTGAAACTTCACCAATACCCGATACACTCGCATCAATTATACGATTGGATTTGTTATTTTTCACCCTGATTTGCTCTCCTATCGAGCCATCTGATAGCGCAGTACCCTTAGTAGAGATTGTCATACCGTTGCGCTCCGCTTTGATCATGACCTCTTCATTGCGACAAACCACACAGACATCGCCACGTTCTATTGTGCTTCCGGCACGAATTGAGCGTTTAACCTTTGAGCCTACAACTTGGTCGATATCAGTAAAACCTTGACGGCGCGACCGATTCACATCGATGTAAGATACGGTCACATCTGCTGCGGTTATCAAGTGACCTCGAGCAAGCGAGGTGAGGGCGGTGACTTGTGGGCCCGTCGTGATGATTCTGACTGGAACGTAGATGCGCCATGCGTCTTCAGGACACTCTACGAGAACCGTCATGTTACTGGTTGAGCGGGTATTCGACGATGAAGCGACCAAACCGGTATAACAATCGGTAGCAAAGACTCTTGAGTCAATATTGCCGGCACGCGCCTCTATATCGCCAGCCTCAGGTGGGATTACTCGGTCCAAAACAAACTCTTCCGCGGTCGCTTTGATTGCGTCAATTTGCTCCGGTGTCGCCGCTTGAGAAAAAAAGCTAAAGAAAGAAACAAAAAGACCGATAAAAATGTAAATACTATTAACTGATTTTCTACACATAAATATGGTACTGGCACGTCGATATGAATAGAATATACCATTCTGCTTCATAAGGTTCGATCCTAGCTTGCAGTATAAAACCATATTTCGTGTGATTTTGAGATGGAGAAGAGCTTATGACCGGCGTTTTGGATACGGTTAACCAGCGCACGCAACTTGTTGGGCAGAACCGCCTAGAACTTTTAACGTTCCGATTAATGGGGCGCCAGCGCTACGGCATTAACGTATTTAAGGTAAAAGAAGTTCTTCAGTGTCCGAAACTGACGTCTATGCCCAACCTTAATCCTTTGGTTAAGGGAATTGCACATATTCGTGGACAAACAATTTCGGTGATCGACCTTAGCCTCGCTATTGGTGGTCGCCCAACAACAGATATTGATAAATGCTTTATTGTTATTTCTGAGTTTAACCGTACGATTCAAGGTTTCCTTGTCTCGTCAGTTGAGCGCATTATCAACATGCACTGGGAGGCGATTTTGCCGCCGCCAGATGGCGCAGGTAAAGGAAACTATCTCACGGCAGTGACCAATATCGATAATGAACTGGTTGAAATTCTTGATGTTGAGAAGATTCTTGCCGAGATCGCACCAATCGATGAGTCAATGGACTCGTCAATCGGTGAAGAGATTGCCCAAGCTGAAACAGAAAAAGAGATTGTTCGCCGTATTCTTATTGCCGATGACTCAACCGTAGCGCGTAAGCAGGTTCAACGTGCTATTGAGTCGATTGGTTTTGAGGTTGTGGCAGCGAAAGACGGTAAAGAAGCCTACCGCATGCTGCTTGAAATGGCAGAGAAAGGCAAAATCAGTGACCAGATCTCTCTTGTCATTTCAGATATTGAGATGCCAGAGATGGATGGTTACACACTCACGGCAGAAATTCGCCGAAATGCAGACTTAAAAGATCTCTATGTAATCCTTCACTCATCGTTGAGTGGGGTATTTAACCAAGCTATGGTTGAGCGAGTGGGAGCAAACTCTTTCATTGCGAAGTTTAACCCTGATGAGCTAGGAAATGCAGTGAAATCAGCACTGACAGTTTAAGAGCTAATAATGACAACAATTACCATTGGCGAGCAGGAATATAAAGAGTTCTGCCGCTTTTTAGAGGCGCAGTGCGGCATTGTCCTTGGTGACAGTAAGCAGTATCTAGTAAGAAGTCGCTTGAGCCCCCTAGTGGCAAAGTTCAAGCTCAATTCATTGTCCGATCTGTTGCGTGACGTTATTAGCGGTCGAAATCGTGAACTTCGTTTAGCAGCCGTTGACGCAATGACAACCAATGAAACCTTGTGGTTTAGAGATAGTTACCCCTATACCGTGCTAGGTGAAAAGCTGCTCCCTGAGTTGGCTGCCAATAAACGACCAATTAAAATTTGGTCATCGGCGAGTTCGTCAGGTCAAGAGCCTTATTCGATGGCAATGACGATTTTGGAAACTCAGCAGCGTAAGCCGGGCTTGTTGCCGAGTGTATCAATCACGGCAACCGATATCTCAAGCAGTATGTTGGATATCTGTAAGTCTGGGGTATACGACAACCTGGCTCTTGGTCGTGGTCTATCACCAGAGCGTCGTCGTACCTTCTTCCAAGATGCGGGAGACGGTAAGATGAAAATCAATGATAACGTTAAGCGACTGGTGTCTTTCCGCCCACAGAACTTAACGGAAAGCTACGCACTATTGGGTAAGTTTGACATTATCTTCTGCCGTAACGTTCTGATTTACTTCTCTCCAGAGATGAA
Protein-coding sequences here:
- the flgA gene encoding flagellar basal body P-ring formation chaperone FlgA, which encodes MKQNGIFYSYRRASTIFMCRKSVNSIYIFIGLFVSFFSFFSQAATPEQIDAIKATAEEFVLDRVIPPEAGDIEARAGNIDSRVFATDCYTGLVASSSNTRSTSNMTVLVECPEDAWRIYVPVRIITTGPQVTALTSLARGHLITAADVTVSYIDVNRSRRQGFTDIDQVVGSKVKRSIRAGSTIERGDVCVVCRNEEVMIKAERNGMTISTKGTALSDGSIGEQIRVKNNKSNRIIDASVSGIGEVSVQF
- the flgP gene encoding flagellar assembly lipoprotein FlgP, which produces MALLGVMSFMMVGCQPLTPMYDDRFLTAVGYASISEQTGKNLEEKQVRAMRASKIDAYRELAEQVYGMRVSGRADLTDQRLGTETTSGAVDGVIRGAEVVRSYKVGDSYVTELRLDVDKMERLRDYGEVQQVPERRRQTLF
- a CDS encoding flagella synthesis protein FlgN, giving the protein MAALLSLVEFQLKNAQDLNALLIEERAAIASRSTIDIEKLAKDKLTLIEQIQTTDQRIGQHPNVDELKQDGNLTSLVEQINHTIEVCQKENTLNGEALDRAQLSYNRLNNLMQQSQGKIGMTYNADGHTHTLSTLGTSLKA
- a CDS encoding flagellar assembly protein FlgT, with the translated sequence MKKIFKQVISTLCIFACTLPASAAWYEVTGTATVVSSEEVARIHALEDAIYRAVGFAGADIGSISNITPFLESARKEYQFTGHEIRTILIDTQKVRGGVMQVKAKIDIYPSASTCRTDQYKKTFLVGNFDIASPQQAVMGQVYNLGRDYSEVVSRQLEQESLSFVSLGTTNYEIGRVYPQRTKMIAQDTGAHYIIAGAITDLTATIDEKVFKDDIINRQFALEIQVYDGKTGHEIYQQNYREVAKWPFSRTSQVDTRSARFWASTYGDMMLRLSRNIMLDLESELSCKMTLPQVISKSGNNLTIDLGRIHGVEKGDKLNVWHTSSFIDQHGLPRNQVSQSGITVTVSRVYEQEAEVSIDQPDLAGAIQIGDVMHKDL
- a CDS encoding FlgO family outer membrane protein, whose amino-acid sequence is MKKWLTLVPVVFLTACAYAPIYNGKEPYSGSQFMLMDSPRHTLDYFIDSMTEDLMISNTSVTARTPVAVTSFVDLQNMDTTNWLGNSVSEGFIHQFQRRGFKVVDYKTTGNIQVTQEGDFAFSRDWKDLTHEQEVQYVLTGTMLRQEGGVIINARVVGMQSRVVVATAQGFLPADRIGRDLDTLNSIRTQDGVLIRSDPTMTQPYTVTLRP
- a CDS encoding chemotaxis protein CheV; translated protein: MTGVLDTVNQRTQLVGQNRLELLTFRLMGRQRYGINVFKVKEVLQCPKLTSMPNLNPLVKGIAHIRGQTISVIDLSLAIGGRPTTDIDKCFIVISEFNRTIQGFLVSSVERIINMHWEAILPPPDGAGKGNYLTAVTNIDNELVEILDVEKILAEIAPIDESMDSSIGEEIAQAETEKEIVRRILIADDSTVARKQVQRAIESIGFEVVAAKDGKEAYRMLLEMAEKGKISDQISLVISDIEMPEMDGYTLTAEIRRNADLKDLYVILHSSLSGVFNQAMVERVGANSFIAKFNPDELGNAVKSALTV
- a CDS encoding protein-glutamate O-methyltransferase, which encodes MTTITIGEQEYKEFCRFLEAQCGIVLGDSKQYLVRSRLSPLVAKFKLNSLSDLLRDVISGRNRELRLAAVDAMTTNETLWFRDSYPYTVLGEKLLPELAANKRPIKIWSSASSSGQEPYSMAMTILETQQRKPGLLPSVSITATDISSSMLDICKSGVYDNLALGRGLSPERRRTFFQDAGDGKMKINDNVKRLVSFRPQNLTESYALLGKFDIIFCRNVLIYFSPEMKSKVLNQMANSLNPGGYLLLGASESLTGLTDRFEMVRCNPGIIYKLK
- the flgM gene encoding flagellar biosynthesis anti-sigma factor FlgM; the encoded protein is MAGIDNIRTGQTMTTTTRGAQRSDSSSQSTESTGTSQTAQDSVSLSQQSKDIGAMHSNMAQSPSFDSAKVAAIKEAIANGSYSVDAEKLADNMMKFEQELGGF